The following proteins are encoded in a genomic region of Spirosoma sp. SC4-14:
- the fsa gene encoding fructose-6-phosphate aldolase, translating to MKFFIDTANLADIREAQAMGILDGVTTNPSLMAKEGITGKDNVMRHYKQICEIVEGDVSAEVISVNYEEMIKEGDELAEIDENIVVKVPMTADGVKAIKYFSEKGIRTNCTLIFSAGQALLAAKAGASFVSPFVGRLDDISTDGMALIEQIVTIFTNYGFTTEVLAASVRHPMHVIQCAEIGADVMTAPLSVIKALLNHPLTDSGLAKFLADHAKASAQ from the coding sequence ATGAAATTTTTTATTGACACGGCCAATCTGGCCGACATTCGCGAAGCCCAGGCAATGGGAATTCTCGACGGCGTCACGACTAACCCATCGCTGATGGCCAAAGAAGGTATCACCGGCAAAGACAACGTGATGCGCCACTACAAACAAATCTGCGAAATCGTGGAAGGAGATGTAAGCGCAGAAGTTATCTCGGTTAACTACGAAGAGATGATCAAAGAAGGCGACGAACTGGCCGAAATCGACGAGAACATCGTGGTGAAAGTTCCAATGACCGCCGACGGTGTAAAAGCCATCAAATATTTCTCTGAAAAAGGCATTCGTACCAACTGTACGCTTATTTTCTCGGCAGGTCAGGCCCTACTGGCGGCTAAAGCAGGGGCTTCGTTTGTGTCGCCATTTGTTGGTCGGTTAGACGATATTTCGACCGATGGTATGGCCCTGATCGAACAAATCGTAACTATTTTCACAAACTACGGTTTCACTACCGAAGTGCTGGCAGCCTCTGTTCGTCACCCAATGCACGTTATCCAGTGCGCTGAAATTGGTGCCGATGTAATGACAGCCCCATTGAGCGTTATTAAAGCCTTACTGAATCACCCACTTACCGACAGCGGTCTGGCTAAATTCCTGGCCGACCATGCGAAAGCGTCTGCACAATAA
- a CDS encoding ATP-binding cassette domain-containing protein codes for MFSTEPVLSLDHADIYQGTKLILGDVSFQINKGDFAYLIGRTGSGKTSLLKTLYADLWLQNGKGFVAGYSLDKLKPRDVPFLRRKIGIVFQDFQLFFDRSVEENLRFVLRATGWTKKVDMNNRIADVLMQVGLGTAQKKMPHQLSGGEQQRVVIARAMLNEPLVLIADEPTGNLDPAVADQIMKVFQAINNAGTAVLMATHNYDLLNKYPARVLRCQDGQVIELKG; via the coding sequence ATGTTTTCTACCGAACCTGTTCTTAGCCTCGATCATGCGGACATCTATCAGGGAACCAAGCTGATTCTGGGCGATGTGTCGTTTCAAATCAATAAAGGCGATTTTGCCTACCTAATCGGGCGAACAGGCAGTGGTAAAACTTCTCTACTAAAAACATTATATGCCGATTTATGGCTTCAGAATGGCAAAGGGTTTGTTGCGGGCTATTCGCTCGATAAACTAAAACCCCGCGACGTTCCGTTTCTGCGCCGTAAGATAGGCATCGTGTTTCAGGACTTTCAGCTATTTTTTGATCGGTCGGTCGAAGAAAACCTGCGCTTTGTTCTCCGGGCTACCGGCTGGACGAAAAAAGTAGATATGAACAACCGCATTGCCGATGTGCTGATGCAGGTTGGTCTGGGTACGGCCCAGAAAAAAATGCCCCATCAGCTTTCGGGGGGCGAACAGCAACGGGTGGTTATTGCACGGGCCATGCTCAACGAACCGCTGGTGCTCATTGCCGACGAGCCCACGGGTAACCTCGACCCTGCCGTTGCGGATCAGATCATGAAAGTTTTTCAGGCCATTAACAATGCAGGAACGGCTGTGCTAATGGCAACTCATAACTACGACCTGCTGAACAAATATCCTGCCCGCGTTCTGCGCTGCCAGGATGGGCAGGTGATTGAACTAAAAGGTTAA
- a CDS encoding AraC family transcriptional regulator — protein sequence MKVLEFIPPVPKQDSVVVDEDILPHFYNYFHRHKQLQVTIILRGEGTLIAGNYSQAFKPGDVYILGAYQPHIFKSDPSYFNDLAEMSAHAIHVYFDQERLPKQFFGLPEMDSISSFLNTTKNGLQLPAEYSTYVGRILTKLKSKNSLDRLLTFIKLFDYFAKQVRGWKSLDSGLSNSYFSDSEGIRMNEVFQYTLEHYAENITLNKIAEIAHITPHAFCKYFKKHTRKTYNTFLNEIRISEACKKIINSNHDGISTIAYSTGFNSPTNFNRVFRKTIGMSPRDYIREYKSKLDKLAN from the coding sequence ATGAAAGTGCTGGAATTTATTCCCCCGGTTCCAAAGCAGGATTCGGTAGTTGTGGACGAAGACATCCTGCCTCATTTTTATAATTACTTTCATCGGCATAAACAATTACAGGTTACGATCATTCTGCGGGGAGAGGGAACACTTATAGCCGGAAACTATAGCCAGGCGTTTAAGCCCGGCGACGTATATATTCTGGGCGCATATCAACCCCACATTTTTAAGTCGGACCCTTCCTATTTTAACGATCTTGCCGAAATGAGTGCCCATGCTATTCATGTCTATTTCGATCAGGAGCGACTGCCAAAACAATTTTTTGGCCTTCCCGAAATGGATTCGATTAGTAGCTTCTTAAACACTACTAAAAATGGCCTGCAATTGCCAGCAGAATATTCCACCTATGTTGGTCGGATATTAACAAAACTAAAAAGCAAAAATAGCCTCGATCGACTGCTGACATTTATTAAATTGTTTGACTACTTCGCTAAGCAGGTGCGTGGCTGGAAATCGTTGGATTCTGGTTTGTCGAATAGCTATTTTTCTGACTCTGAAGGTATTCGTATGAATGAAGTGTTTCAGTATACGCTGGAGCACTATGCCGAAAATATCACGCTGAATAAAATAGCCGAAATAGCCCATATCACTCCACATGCTTTTTGTAAATATTTCAAGAAGCACACCCGGAAAACATACAATACGTTTCTAAACGAAATTCGTATTAGCGAAGCCTGTAAGAAAATTATCAATAGCAATCATGACGGGATTTCGACTATTGCCTATTCTACCGGTTTCAATAGCCCTACTAATTTCAATCGGGTTTTCCGAAAGACAATAGGAATGTCGCCCCGCGACTATATCCGGGAATATAAGAGCAAACTCGATAAGCTTGCCAACTGA
- a CDS encoding proline dehydrogenase family protein produces the protein MNQGWLVKIGTNAALLAIKWHLPIKGLLRSTIFDQFVGGETLDETIAISNKLKQFAIDVILDYGAEGKESEGAFDNAKNEFIRVINHAARQENIPLIGIKLTALARFALLEKLNLLVTFGQDQVSIDISSTSPNEQQEWARVVQRVVAICELAAQKNVGILIDAEESWIQNTIDALTMQVMQQYNSQKAVVFNTIQLYRHDRLEFLKRSYAIALKNRFLLGAKIVRGAYMEKERNRAALLQEVSPIQPNKPASDRDFNAAIAYSIQHIDRISLIIASHNEYSAQLAVQLMEEANLPYNHPHIQFSQLYGMSDNITFNLAKLGCHASKYLPYGPIDDVIPYLMRRAQENSSVAGQTSRELFLIEQEIKRRGI, from the coding sequence ATGAATCAGGGCTGGCTGGTTAAAATAGGCACGAATGCTGCGCTGCTGGCTATCAAATGGCATCTCCCAATAAAAGGCTTGCTCCGGTCAACTATCTTCGACCAGTTCGTAGGCGGTGAGACCCTGGACGAAACAATTGCCATTAGCAATAAGCTGAAGCAATTCGCTATTGATGTCATCCTTGATTACGGTGCCGAAGGTAAAGAAAGCGAGGGTGCTTTCGATAACGCAAAAAATGAATTCATACGAGTAATCAATCATGCTGCCCGTCAGGAGAATATTCCCCTAATCGGTATTAAACTGACGGCCCTGGCCCGGTTTGCCTTATTAGAAAAATTAAATCTGCTGGTAACCTTCGGGCAAGATCAGGTCAGTATCGACATCAGCTCGACCAGCCCAAATGAACAGCAGGAATGGGCACGTGTTGTTCAGCGAGTTGTAGCCATTTGTGAACTGGCGGCCCAAAAAAACGTAGGTATCCTGATTGATGCCGAAGAATCCTGGATTCAGAATACGATTGATGCCCTAACCATGCAGGTTATGCAACAATATAACTCCCAGAAAGCAGTTGTTTTCAACACCATTCAGCTTTACCGACACGATCGACTTGAGTTTCTGAAACGCAGCTATGCAATCGCTCTGAAAAACAGGTTTTTGCTGGGTGCTAAGATCGTTCGTGGCGCTTACATGGAAAAAGAACGCAATCGGGCAGCGTTGCTTCAGGAAGTTTCTCCCATTCAACCCAACAAACCGGCCAGCGACCGCGATTTCAATGCGGCCATCGCATATAGTATCCAGCATATCGACCGTATTTCGCTCATTATTGCTTCGCATAACGAGTATAGCGCCCAGCTGGCCGTTCAACTGATGGAAGAAGCCAATCTGCCCTACAATCACCCTCACATTCAGTTTTCTCAATTGTATGGCATGAGCGACAACATTACGTTCAACCTCGCTAAACTAGGTTGCCACGCAAGCAAGTACCTCCCCTATGGCCCAATCGACGATGTTATCCCCTACCTGATGCGCAGAGCACAGGAAAACAGCTCCGTTGCTGGCCAGACCAGCAGGGAGCTGTTTTTAATTGAACAGGAAATAAAGCGCAGAGGAATTTAA
- a CDS encoding carboxypeptidase gives MKRLAVLLLIALTSGSLSFAQGQRGQRTAAATPAEGSAPRPAASASAKPAPGDLTLPMDSTVTTTHTITIKGQRVPFTATVGTQPVWDENGKPIAGVFYTYYERSDVKDRTARPLVISFNGGPGTASVWMHLAYTGPKLLNIDSEGYPLQPYTVKDNPNSLLDVADIVYIDPVNTGYSRMANKDVPRAKFFGVNSDIKYLAEWLNVFVTRKNRWPSPKYLIGESYGTTRVSGLALELQNASWMYLNGVILVSPTDLGINREGPVGAANLLPYYAATAWFHKRLPSDLQQKDLTAMLPEVEQFTINEFIPALARGGFIDPQKRKDIATKVARYSGLSEKVVLEHNLMIPTSFFWKELLRDKGYTIGRLDSRYLGIDREDAGERPDYSPELTSWLHSFAAPINYYFREFLNYKTDLKYYMFGPVHPWDRSGANADHTGENLRQAMAQNPYLHLLVQSGYYDGACDYFGAQYNMWQMDPSGKLKDRMGWKGYRSGHMMYLRQEDLVKANDDLREFIKKSTPKPNQPAKY, from the coding sequence ATGAAACGCCTTGCTGTTCTATTACTTATTGCTTTAACCTCGGGCTCATTGTCGTTTGCCCAGGGACAACGCGGGCAACGCACTGCTGCAGCCACTCCAGCCGAAGGTTCAGCCCCTCGACCAGCCGCCAGTGCTTCGGCCAAACCTGCGCCCGGCGACCTGACCTTGCCGATGGATTCGACCGTAACCACAACCCATACAATTACGATCAAAGGACAGCGGGTGCCTTTTACGGCAACAGTTGGCACTCAGCCAGTTTGGGACGAAAATGGTAAGCCTATTGCCGGGGTATTTTATACCTATTACGAGCGCTCGGATGTGAAAGACCGCACGGCTCGCCCATTGGTGATTTCGTTCAATGGTGGGCCTGGAACGGCTTCGGTCTGGATGCACCTGGCGTATACGGGACCTAAACTGCTCAATATCGACAGCGAAGGATATCCCCTGCAACCGTATACGGTGAAAGACAACCCAAATTCGCTGCTCGACGTTGCCGACATTGTGTATATCGATCCGGTCAATACGGGCTATTCGCGGATGGCTAATAAAGATGTTCCGAGGGCAAAGTTCTTTGGCGTGAATTCCGATATTAAATACCTGGCCGAGTGGCTCAATGTGTTCGTAACCCGCAAGAATCGCTGGCCGTCGCCTAAATACCTGATTGGCGAAAGCTATGGCACCACGCGCGTGTCGGGGCTGGCGCTGGAGTTACAGAATGCTAGCTGGATGTACCTCAATGGTGTAATTTTAGTATCGCCTACCGATCTGGGTATCAATCGGGAAGGGCCAGTCGGGGCGGCTAATCTGTTGCCATACTATGCCGCTACGGCCTGGTTTCACAAACGGTTGCCGTCCGACCTTCAGCAAAAAGACCTGACCGCTATGTTGCCTGAGGTCGAGCAATTTACGATTAACGAGTTTATTCCGGCACTGGCCCGAGGAGGGTTTATCGATCCACAAAAGCGGAAGGATATTGCTACCAAAGTAGCCCGTTATTCGGGCTTGTCGGAAAAAGTCGTGCTGGAGCATAACCTGATGATTCCGACGTCGTTTTTCTGGAAAGAACTACTGCGCGACAAAGGCTATACCATTGGGCGTCTGGATTCGCGCTATCTGGGTATCGATCGTGAAGATGCAGGTGAGCGTCCCGATTATTCGCCGGAGCTTACGTCGTGGCTGCACTCATTTGCCGCCCCAATCAACTACTATTTCCGTGAATTCCTGAACTACAAAACCGACCTGAAATATTATATGTTTGGTCCCGTACATCCGTGGGATCGCAGCGGGGCCAACGCCGACCATACGGGCGAAAACTTACGGCAGGCCATGGCCCAGAATCCTTATCTGCACTTACTGGTCCAGTCGGGTTATTACGATGGCGCCTGCGATTATTTCGGCGCTCAGTATAATATGTGGCAGATGGACCCTAGTGGGAAACTGAAAGATCGCATGGGCTGGAAAGGCTATCGCAGCGGTCACATGATGTACCTGCGTCAGGAAGACCTCGTAAAAGCCAACGACGACCTGCGCGAGTTCATCAAAAAATCAACCCCAAAACCGAATCAGCCAGCAAAGTATTAG
- a CDS encoding carboxypeptidase, which yields MKQTITLFLICLVTLTRLSAQNLRLKLDGDITTKDQVTIKGKAVPYNATAGNQPVYDENGKPIATLFYVYYERSDVTDRTTRPLVISFNGGPGAASCWMHIGYTGPKRVIIDSEGYPLQPYGVKDNPYSILDVADIVYVEPVNTGFSRAVNDSIPKSKFFGVNADIKYLAEWLNVFVTRKNRWPSPKYLIGESYGTTRVSGLALALQNADWMYLNGVILVSPTDLGIERGGPIEAANLLPYYAATAWYHKKLPTELQQKDLTAMLPEVEQFTMDELTPALVKGGFLEADKKKQLASKVSRYSGLSEKVVLEHNLMIPATFYWKELLRDKGYQIGRLDSRYLGIDRQTAGERPDYAAEYTSWQHSFTPAINYYLREHLNYKTDLKYYIAGQTRPWDREGANRDQTGENLRQAMAQNPYLHVMIQSGYFDGATDYFNAKFNLWHIDPSGKLKNRLDWKGYRGGHMMYLRDEDLATSTDDIRAFIQKSLPKPDQPAKY from the coding sequence ATGAAACAAACGATTACTCTGTTTCTGATTTGCCTTGTTACGCTAACTCGTTTGAGTGCTCAAAATCTCAGGTTAAAACTGGATGGCGATATAACGACTAAAGATCAGGTTACGATTAAAGGGAAAGCCGTTCCCTACAATGCTACAGCTGGCAATCAGCCAGTTTACGACGAAAATGGTAAACCCATTGCCACTCTTTTCTATGTGTATTACGAGCGCTCTGACGTGACCGATCGCACAACCCGGCCGTTGGTTATTTCGTTTAACGGTGGTCCCGGCGCTGCATCGTGCTGGATGCACATTGGTTACACGGGCCCCAAGCGCGTAATTATCGATAGCGAAGGGTATCCGCTCCAGCCCTATGGCGTTAAAGATAATCCGTATTCGATTCTGGATGTGGCTGATATTGTGTATGTTGAACCGGTCAATACGGGCTTTTCGCGGGCGGTCAACGACTCAATTCCCAAATCGAAGTTCTTTGGCGTCAATGCCGATATCAAGTACCTGGCCGAATGGCTCAATGTATTCGTAACCCGCAAAAATCGCTGGCCGTCGCCCAAATACCTGATCGGGGAGAGTTATGGCACCACGCGCGTATCGGGACTGGCTTTAGCCCTACAGAATGCCGACTGGATGTACCTCAACGGCGTTATTCTGGTGTCGCCAACCGATCTGGGAATTGAACGGGGTGGGCCAATTGAAGCGGCTAATCTGTTGCCATACTATGCGGCCACAGCCTGGTATCATAAGAAACTGCCTACTGAGCTTCAACAAAAAGACCTGACCGCTATGTTGCCTGAGGTTGAGCAGTTTACCATGGACGAGCTGACCCCGGCCCTGGTAAAAGGTGGTTTCCTGGAGGCCGATAAGAAAAAACAGTTGGCTAGTAAAGTATCGCGCTATTCGGGCTTGTCGGAAAAAGTCGTGCTGGAGCATAACCTGATGATTCCGGCCACTTTCTACTGGAAAGAATTACTACGCGACAAAGGATATCAGATTGGGCGTCTGGACTCGCGCTATCTGGGTATCGACCGGCAAACAGCAGGCGAACGTCCCGATTATGCCGCCGAGTACACGTCGTGGCAGCATTCCTTTACACCTGCCATCAATTATTATCTGCGTGAGCATTTGAACTACAAGACCGATCTGAAATATTACATTGCGGGCCAAACCCGTCCCTGGGATCGTGAAGGTGCTAACCGGGATCAGACAGGTGAAAACCTGCGGCAGGCCATGGCCCAGAATCCATATCTGCACGTGATGATTCAGTCGGGCTATTTCGATGGGGCTACGGATTATTTCAATGCCAAATTCAACCTGTGGCACATCGACCCGAGTGGTAAACTGAAAAACCGTCTGGATTGGAAAGGCTACCGTGGTGGGCATATGATGTATCTCCGCGATGAAGACCTGGCTACATCGACCGACGATATTCGTGCTTTTATCCAGAAATCGCTGCCCAAGCCCGATCAACCGGCGAAGTACTAG
- a CDS encoding tetratricopeptide repeat protein: MPLVVMVKQYLLPILLLCIVSTSMAQLVNDTQLAKANLETARSEIRNQLKQATKGQAALIKQMLDLGLWSEATDAINTAKGLSPSEKAVLWAEYHWLINDFKQAEKDVKLALATDKTSAWAKRLKAVLAIEAWDLATAEKQCKALLASNPNDEATSLVLGRALLLQKKYSEALAVSKKLQQKNPKQAGAYLLEANVFFWDQHPEQAEAPLEKSLSLDPFNADARFSYGYAIWRRIDATQLNDMAAQWQLALDINPLHFQTHWHWGNGHTNLTYADYADKDEKEIREKLKEADKLFHAKKLTEAVAVTRKLENDYPASVLPAMHRGSLYYSDFDTPNRTANLDSAQQAFVAILNRKKHYGPAHNGLAAVIKSKRIPYLMTYDSITNVLRTTKINDPEHFADVFPDLSYFPGDMAKAMVWNQMYTSVVYFPFLSKQGNSFAVSPLHIDLALTMRSPSFRYTTTFDNRQWMDIRGVGSGAADIEYVERGAYEERNVVLHEYVHLFHGRVLTDAENRQIRERYYDAMKNHRTLDYYSQNNESEYFAQTYPAYFERVKVHPLDFKSMNITAELKSKDPEMYKFLDALVKKERAYLNGDHAVMASNWAQVYINLSNKVIRTDPGKAGRYLDTALVYDKKYLPAYLAYARLKQQQKDFDKALSYIKAAEAIDPNYAPIYVAYAKWEEDKAGPDGQSAELVKTQAAWLQKALALEKDYQTRAYDAIQLQTMYFQNGQISEAIKAAEHYAATGADVSTYLRDRRDDAKAFALARRAMLGYANQIDALTKLVRQRPQNYELRGMYADALLAIGRYQEAITTMKEVQRILEAGKNPRTDFDLRIAEGYAKVGKQDSLTYFLDKVVVEKADLDGMYKQRLVRLLAGSNRMADAENLYKSLPTQGTLLYMSSAMQSAGVLSAGAGRLGEAVSLFKKSLAYSPYNLDSYIGLANLYKQNQNEAELKGLLASANQLEIKPGEVSGL; this comes from the coding sequence ATGCCTTTGGTAGTTATGGTAAAACAGTATTTACTCCCAATTCTTCTCCTGTGCATAGTAAGCACGTCGATGGCTCAATTGGTCAATGACACACAGTTGGCTAAGGCTAATCTGGAAACAGCGCGTTCGGAGATTCGCAATCAGTTGAAACAGGCAACAAAAGGGCAGGCCGCGCTCATCAAACAGATGCTCGATCTTGGCCTTTGGTCGGAGGCAACCGATGCCATCAACACCGCGAAAGGCCTCAGCCCTTCGGAAAAGGCTGTTTTGTGGGCCGAGTATCATTGGCTGATCAATGACTTTAAACAGGCCGAAAAAGATGTGAAGCTGGCGCTGGCTACCGACAAAACCAGTGCCTGGGCCAAACGACTGAAGGCCGTGCTGGCTATTGAAGCCTGGGACCTGGCAACGGCCGAAAAGCAGTGTAAAGCATTACTTGCCAGCAACCCAAACGACGAAGCAACATCGCTGGTGTTAGGGCGGGCCTTGCTGCTCCAGAAAAAATATTCTGAGGCACTGGCTGTTTCGAAAAAACTTCAGCAGAAAAACCCGAAGCAGGCTGGAGCTTATTTGCTCGAAGCCAATGTGTTTTTCTGGGATCAACACCCCGAACAGGCCGAAGCCCCGCTGGAAAAATCGCTTTCGCTCGATCCGTTCAATGCCGATGCCCGGTTTAGCTACGGCTACGCCATTTGGCGACGGATTGATGCCACACAGCTCAACGATATGGCTGCTCAATGGCAACTGGCGCTGGATATTAATCCGCTGCATTTTCAGACACACTGGCATTGGGGCAATGGGCATACCAACCTGACCTACGCCGACTATGCAGATAAAGACGAAAAAGAAATCCGCGAAAAATTAAAAGAAGCCGATAAGTTATTTCATGCTAAAAAACTGACCGAAGCAGTTGCCGTTACGCGTAAGCTGGAAAACGACTATCCGGCGTCGGTACTGCCTGCTATGCACCGGGGTTCGCTCTATTACAGCGATTTCGACACCCCCAACCGCACCGCTAATCTCGACTCGGCCCAGCAGGCATTCGTCGCTATCCTGAACAGGAAAAAACATTACGGACCTGCGCATAACGGACTGGCGGCCGTTATCAAATCGAAGCGGATTCCGTACCTGATGACCTATGATTCCATCACCAACGTACTCCGCACGACGAAAATCAATGATCCCGAACATTTTGCCGACGTATTTCCCGACCTAAGTTATTTTCCCGGCGATATGGCGAAGGCAATGGTCTGGAATCAGATGTACACCAGCGTGGTGTATTTTCCGTTTCTGTCCAAACAGGGTAATTCGTTTGCCGTTTCGCCACTCCACATCGATCTGGCTCTAACGATGCGCTCGCCTTCGTTTCGGTACACAACCACGTTCGACAACCGCCAGTGGATGGATATTCGGGGGGTTGGGAGCGGGGCCGCCGATATTGAATACGTAGAGCGGGGAGCCTATGAAGAGCGGAACGTGGTGCTGCACGAATATGTCCACCTGTTTCACGGTCGGGTTTTGACCGATGCCGAAAATCGGCAGATTCGGGAGCGATATTATGATGCCATGAAGAACCACCGGACGCTGGACTACTACTCGCAGAACAACGAATCGGAGTATTTTGCGCAAACCTATCCAGCTTATTTCGAACGGGTAAAAGTGCATCCGCTCGATTTTAAATCGATGAATATCACGGCTGAGCTGAAAAGTAAAGACCCCGAAATGTATAAATTTCTGGATGCGCTGGTGAAGAAAGAGCGGGCCTATCTGAACGGCGATCATGCGGTGATGGCTTCAAACTGGGCGCAGGTATATATCAACCTGAGTAACAAAGTGATCCGTACCGATCCGGGAAAGGCTGGCCGATACCTCGATACGGCATTGGTGTATGATAAAAAATACCTGCCTGCCTATCTGGCTTATGCCCGGTTAAAGCAGCAGCAAAAGGATTTCGACAAAGCATTGAGCTACATAAAAGCCGCTGAAGCGATTGATCCGAATTATGCACCAATTTATGTTGCCTATGCTAAATGGGAAGAAGATAAAGCAGGACCAGACGGGCAGTCGGCTGAGCTTGTAAAAACACAGGCCGCCTGGCTGCAAAAAGCACTGGCACTGGAAAAAGATTACCAGACCCGCGCCTACGATGCCATTCAGTTGCAGACTATGTATTTTCAGAATGGTCAGATTAGCGAAGCGATCAAAGCTGCCGAACACTACGCTGCTACCGGAGCCGACGTGTCGACCTATCTGCGCGACCGGCGCGACGACGCAAAAGCCTTTGCACTGGCTCGCCGGGCCATGTTAGGATATGCCAATCAGATTGATGCCCTGACAAAACTGGTCCGGCAACGGCCGCAGAATTATGAATTGCGGGGTATGTATGCCGATGCGCTACTGGCCATTGGGCGTTATCAGGAGGCTATTACGACCATGAAAGAAGTGCAACGCATTCTGGAAGCCGGTAAAAATCCACGTACCGATTTCGACCTTCGGATTGCCGAAGGGTATGCTAAAGTAGGGAAGCAGGATTCGCTGACGTATTTTCTCGACAAAGTTGTGGTCGAAAAGGCTGACCTGGATGGTATGTATAAGCAGCGTCTGGTGCGATTGCTGGCTGGTTCGAATCGAATGGCCGATGCCGAAAACCTCTACAAAAGTTTGCCTACGCAGGGAACACTACTCTATATGTCGTCGGCAATGCAGTCGGCAGGTGTGTTGAGCGCAGGAGCCGGACGGTTGGGCGAAGCGGTTTCGTTATTCAAAAAATCGCTGGCTTATAGTCCTTACAATCTGGATAGCTATATTGGCCTGGCTAATTTATATAAACAAAACCAAAACGAGGCCGAGCTAAAAGGGCTGCTGGCCAGTGCCAATCAGCTTGAAATTAAACCTGGCGAAGTGTCGGGATTATAA
- a CDS encoding SusD/RagB family nutrient-binding outer membrane lipoprotein, whose amino-acid sequence MKKLLYTSILATGLALTSCETYLDVNNDPNNIKSVQVSQLLPSVTVNIGYMGASDLLRYSTLLIQQFSGQGPNTGFATFKEYERYNINNSDVNNQWVTIFATILSDLELMTTQATEVGSPHYAGVGKILKAFVYQTVVDAWGDVPYTEASRHSANFYPKFDDDEAIYADLIRLLDEGIKDVSATTSALSPNTNTTIYAGSSWAASQAQWIKFANTLKLRLFLHYSAKDPAYTSQQITALINSGAKFMESTSDNFQMAFLSESQRQNPLYSMENGQFKNQFFPNRFIVNLMNSKSDPRRSAYFVPFPFNSSPASYKGASALDPDPSSAYSRNYRYIYGTPSSPNTALINTDGSLKDGAITYAGNGPARLLTFAEYNFIRAEAALMYGAPGNAQSFFEAGIKASMSDAGIATADINTYLAANGTLKGTQTEMLEQIINEKYVANHAVLMEPWTDYRRTGFPALTPLKTPFAIYDEVPHSLFYAQSEISNNPNAKQKSSMLDRVFWDTRK is encoded by the coding sequence ATGAAGAAATTACTCTATACAAGTATTCTGGCAACGGGGCTGGCCCTTACTTCCTGTGAAACGTATCTGGATGTAAACAACGATCCCAACAATATCAAGAGTGTACAGGTATCGCAGTTGCTACCGTCGGTAACCGTAAACATTGGCTACATGGGCGCCAGCGATTTGCTGCGTTACTCAACGTTGCTGATTCAGCAATTCAGTGGTCAGGGACCAAATACGGGGTTTGCCACATTTAAAGAATATGAACGCTATAACATCAACAATTCCGATGTGAACAACCAGTGGGTAACCATCTTTGCCACGATTCTGAGCGATCTGGAACTGATGACCACGCAGGCTACGGAGGTTGGTAGTCCGCACTATGCCGGTGTGGGGAAAATTTTGAAAGCATTTGTTTATCAGACGGTTGTTGATGCCTGGGGCGATGTGCCATATACGGAAGCCAGCCGCCACAGTGCCAACTTCTACCCTAAGTTCGACGACGATGAAGCGATCTATGCGGATCTGATCCGGCTGCTCGATGAGGGGATTAAAGATGTTAGTGCCACTACGTCGGCCTTGTCGCCCAACACAAACACCACCATCTATGCAGGCTCTAGCTGGGCGGCTTCGCAGGCGCAGTGGATTAAGTTTGCCAATACGCTCAAACTGCGGCTATTTCTGCATTATTCGGCTAAAGATCCGGCCTATACTTCCCAGCAGATTACGGCGCTGATTAACAGTGGAGCGAAGTTTATGGAAAGCACATCCGATAATTTTCAGATGGCTTTTCTGTCGGAATCGCAGCGCCAGAATCCGCTCTATAGCATGGAGAACGGCCAGTTCAAGAACCAGTTTTTTCCGAACCGATTCATTGTCAATCTGATGAATTCGAAAAGCGATCCGCGTCGGTCAGCTTATTTTGTTCCGTTTCCATTCAATTCGAGTCCGGCAAGTTATAAGGGAGCCAGCGCTCTCGATCCTGATCCGTCGTCGGCGTATTCGCGCAATTATCGATACATCTACGGCACGCCATCATCGCCAAACACCGCCTTAATCAATACCGACGGTAGCCTGAAAGATGGAGCCATTACCTATGCCGGAAACGGACCTGCCCGTCTGCTCACCTTTGCCGAATACAATTTTATTCGGGCCGAGGCTGCTCTGATGTACGGCGCGCCGGGCAATGCGCAAAGCTTTTTTGAAGCGGGTATTAAAGCGTCGATGAGTGATGCGGGCATTGCTACGGCTGATATAAACACCTATCTGGCTGCTAATGGCACGCTGAAAGGAACGCAGACCGAAATGCTGGAGCAGATCATCAACGAGAAATACGTAGCGAACCATGCGGTGCTGATGGAGCCCTGGACGGATTACCGCCGGACGGGTTTCCCGGCACTGACCCCACTGAAAACGCCCTTTGCGATCTATGACGAAGTGCCGCATTCGTTATTCTACGCCCAGTCGGAAATCAGCAATAACCCCAACGCTAAGCAAAAAAGCTCGATGCTGGATCGGGTATTCTGGGATACGCGCAAATGA